The DNA segment GGAGTCCGCAATGTAATCTTCCAGCGCCATCTGCATGTGGTATCCCATGCGTTCATAGAACGGGCGGGCCTGAAAACTGAAGGTATCGACCAGCGCGTAACGGCAGCCACGCGCTTTGGCTTCTTCTTCCGCTTCGGTAATCAGCTGCGTGCCGACATCTTTTCCGCGCAGCGACTCATCGACCCACAGCATCTGAATGTACATCCAGTTTCCGACAGTTTCAGCCACAATCCCGGCTTGTTTCTTGCCACTTTCATCTTCAACAAAAATCCCTAACTCGCGAAATTTTGACGGCTGAATATAGCTTCTGTTGAAAGTACGCAGAGCAATTTTAATTTCATCGAGATCGTCGGTAGTCGGGGCGTGGGTGAGACGTGTCTTCATGACTTTCTTCCTTTTGCAGGCGAACGAAAAAACCAGAATAGTTAACCAGACATAGGAGTTGCAATCTTTCAGATACGAAAATTCTTAGGTTTTGGGAGCAAAACGACAAAAGCCTGTGGAAGTTTGCGCTTCCACAGGCTTTTTGAAAGGAAATTGATCAGGGCAATTATTTGTAGATTTCTGCGTCAGCGTGCAGTTTGTTGTTACCGGTCACCGAGATGATGCGGTAAGAAGAAGCACCGGCGTCTTTCGCCTGCTGTGACAATTTTGCTTCCAGGCCACTCAGAGTGGTGGAGTTAGCCGCAGAAATAACACCGATTTTCTGCATGTCACCGGATGGCTGAGTGACCTGCTGAGCCGCGAAGCTACCGAAAGAAATCAGGGAGA comes from the Enterobacteriaceae bacterium Kacie_13 genome and includes:
- a CDS encoding GNAT family N-acetyltransferase — encoded protein: MKTRLTHAPTTDDLDEIKIALRTFNRSYIQPSKFRELGIFVEDESGKKQAGIVAETVGNWMYIQMLWVDESLRGKDVGTQLITEAEEEAKARGCRYALVDTFSFQARPFYERMGYHMQMALEDYIADSRAPQDAPSTHTRFFLTKSL
- a CDS encoding DUF1471 domain-containing protein is translated as MKNVKIFAVAATLSLISFGSFAAQQVTQPSGDMQKIGVISAANSTTLSGLEAKLSQQAKDAGASSYRIISVTGNNKLHADAEIYK